A window of Penaeus monodon isolate SGIC_2016 chromosome 40, NSTDA_Pmon_1, whole genome shotgun sequence contains these coding sequences:
- the LOC119597763 gene encoding uncharacterized protein LOC119597763, whose product MTSCYLLVALVWVATGAFTDALTSHSKVQAKNEEHSIQPELGVTDLSFWPGMEGTIVKRTAYTDYGCPPQSTVTLPVYMTTTREVCRDNSVTVTVYQTIISGPCRCDTCSYSPSSNSCTCLPVANCGSEVL is encoded by the coding sequence ATGACATCGTGCTACCTGCTAGTGGCTCTGGTGTGGGTGGCAACGGGCGCCTTTACAGATGCACTGACATCACATTCCAAAGTTCAGGCGAAGAACGAAGAGCATTCCATACAACCAGAGCTGGGTGTTACCGATTTATCTTTTTGGCCAGGGATGGAGGGCACCATTGTCAAACGCACTGCTTATACCGACTATGGCTGCCCACCACAGAGTACTGTAACACTCCCTGTCTACATGACGACAACGAGAGAAGTGTGTAGAGATAACTCTGTGACAGTGACAGTGTACCAGACCATAATCTCAGGACCTTGTAGATGTGATACCTGCTCCTACTCACCCTCCAGCAACTCTTGTACTTGTTTGCCTGTTGCTAATTGTGGGTCGGAGGTCCTGTAG
- the LOC119597811 gene encoding N66 matrix protein-like: protein MMDKAVRIVFVAMLAISLTQARNYNNGNGNGNGNGNGNNGNGGFNGNGGFNGNGGSNGNGGSNGNGGFNGNGGSKGNGGFNGNGGFKGNGGFNGNGGFNGNGVFNGNGYSLADAIGGGGVPGVDYPILAFVPNTGFSCNGQLPGYYADTAQQAGCQVFHICQAGGRINSFLCPNGTIFNQQYFVCDWWYNFDCSTAEQFYGLNAQIGVSNGHHNGKNGNGNGNGFNGNGNGFNGNGFNGNGNGFNGNGNGFNGNGNGFNGNGNGNGFNGNGFNGKRYNNGNGNGNGNGNVNGNGNGNGNGNGNGNGNGYGSRINGNGRRYGR from the exons ATGATGGATAAGGCTGTGAGAATTGTGTTCGTTG CAATGTTGGCCATAAGCCTGACTCAAGCAAGGAACTACAACAATGgaaatggcaatggcaatggaaACGGCAACGGAAACAATGGTAATGGAGGCTTTAATGGTAACGGCGGGTTCAATGGCAACGGCGGGTCCAATGGCAACGGCGGGTCCAATGGCAACGGCGGGTTCAATGGCAACGGCGGATCCAAAGGCAACGGCGGGTTCAATGGAAATGGAGGTTTCAAAGGCAACGGCGGGTTCAATGGAAATGGAGGTTTCAATGGCAACGGCGTATTCAATGGCAATGGTTACTCCCTCGCCGATGCCATTGGCGGTGGAGGCGTCCCAGGTGTGGACTACCCCATTCTGGCCTTCGTCCCCAACACCGGCTTCTCCTGCAACGGCCAACTGCCTGGATATTACGCTGATACTGCACAACAAGCCGGATGCCAG GTGTTCCACATCTGTCAGGCAGGAGGCAGAATCAACTCGTTCCTTTGTCCCAATGGAACAATCTTCAACCAGCAGTACTTCGTGTGCGATTGGTGGTACAACTTCGACTGTTCCACGGCTGAACAGTTCTATGGTCTAAACGCTCAAATCGGAGTCAGCAACGGTCATCACAATGGAAAGAATGGCAACGGAAACGGAAATGGTttcaatggaaatggaaatggctTCAATGGCAACGGCTttaatggaaatggtaatggcttcaatggcaatggcaatggttTTAACGGAAATGGCAATGGTTttaatggaaatggtaatggtaacggcTTTAATGGAAATGGCTTTAACGGAAAgcgttataataatggtaatggcaacgGCAATGGAAATGGTAATGTAAATGGCAATGGAAATGGAAACGggaatggcaatggcaatggaaATGGAAACGGATATGGCAGTCGTATCAATGGCAATGGCAGAAGATATGGCCGGTGA